Proteins co-encoded in one Azospirillum brasilense genomic window:
- a CDS encoding esterase/lipase family protein, whose product MRRPCLSRGLAVAVLLAWTLLAGGCATAVSVERVDHVTVHQQLTHNVLSAHALSDPTHNVLRRWSLVDRFLTQPENAMADLRGVVAQGHGGADEVFALAEMSFLHAEERGGQPYYLAAALYAYAFLFPGGVDQPPSPYDPRFRLATDLYNRGLTSGLATEDRTGIAIREARHPLPFGELDVTLDPRELVWGGRQLTGFFPVAELEIHGLDARYRQPGIGAPLAAGTTQGTLAKGFQVAPRVKTPVTALLRIPDPRRQITGGQVRAQLELYPASETEAVLIDRQPVPLEVEHTATLAYMLDGMPVWEFEFGGFLRGGLLDKMPSRLVAMEPYRPGRIPVVFVHGTASSPVRWAEMLNDLRSDPRIRDRFQFWFFSYETGNPVPYSALLLRDALQEAVSTLDPSGREPALHEMVVIGHSQGGLLTKMTAVDTGARFWNAVFRIPPDQLQVDQDTRDLLTNALFVKPVPSVKRLVFIATPHGGSYVAGNRISHLVASLVRLPGRLLRVSSEIGRLGDASTTLAGQTGFGSVYAMTPGSLLVQTLARTPIATGVKAHSIIAVRGDGPVETGDDGVVEYKSAHIEGVESEYVVRSGHSTQSDPRTIEEVRRILLLHWDESCTKRNECGPPDASAPRVASRTR is encoded by the coding sequence ATGAGGCGGCCCTGCCTTTCGCGAGGCCTCGCCGTCGCGGTCCTGCTGGCCTGGACGCTCCTTGCCGGGGGATGCGCGACGGCGGTCAGCGTCGAACGCGTGGATCATGTCACCGTCCACCAGCAGCTCACGCACAATGTCCTGTCGGCGCACGCGCTCAGCGACCCGACCCACAACGTGCTGCGCCGGTGGTCCCTGGTGGACCGCTTCCTGACGCAGCCGGAAAACGCCATGGCCGACCTCCGCGGGGTGGTCGCGCAGGGGCATGGCGGCGCCGACGAGGTCTTCGCCTTGGCCGAGATGTCGTTCCTGCACGCCGAGGAGCGGGGAGGGCAGCCCTATTATCTGGCGGCCGCCCTCTACGCCTACGCGTTTCTCTTTCCGGGAGGGGTGGACCAGCCGCCCAGCCCCTACGACCCCCGGTTCCGCCTCGCCACCGACCTGTACAACCGTGGCCTGACCTCCGGGCTGGCAACGGAGGACAGAACCGGCATCGCCATTCGGGAGGCGCGCCATCCGCTGCCGTTCGGCGAGCTGGACGTGACCCTCGATCCCCGGGAACTGGTGTGGGGCGGACGCCAGCTGACCGGTTTCTTTCCGGTCGCCGAGCTGGAGATTCATGGCCTCGACGCCCGCTATCGCCAGCCCGGCATCGGCGCCCCCTTGGCGGCGGGAACCACGCAGGGCACCCTGGCGAAGGGCTTCCAGGTCGCCCCACGCGTCAAGACGCCGGTGACCGCGCTGCTGCGCATCCCCGATCCCCGGCGTCAGATCACCGGCGGGCAGGTGCGGGCGCAACTCGAACTCTACCCCGCGTCAGAAACCGAAGCGGTGCTGATCGACCGCCAACCGGTGCCGCTGGAGGTCGAGCACACCGCAACGCTGGCCTACATGCTGGATGGGATGCCGGTCTGGGAATTCGAGTTCGGCGGCTTCCTGCGCGGCGGCCTGCTGGACAAGATGCCGTCCCGCCTCGTCGCGATGGAACCCTACCGGCCCGGCCGCATTCCCGTCGTCTTCGTTCACGGCACGGCATCGAGCCCGGTGCGCTGGGCCGAGATGCTGAACGATCTGAGAAGCGATCCGCGCATCCGCGACCGTTTCCAGTTCTGGTTCTTCAGCTACGAGACGGGCAATCCCGTTCCCTACTCCGCCTTGCTGTTGCGCGACGCGCTGCAGGAGGCGGTGTCCACCCTGGACCCGTCCGGACGGGAACCGGCGCTGCACGAAATGGTCGTCATCGGGCACAGCCAGGGTGGCCTGCTGACCAAGATGACGGCGGTGGACACGGGTGCCCGATTCTGGAACGCGGTGTTCCGCATACCGCCCGACCAGCTTCAGGTCGACCAGGACACGCGCGACCTGCTGACAAACGCCTTGTTCGTGAAGCCGGTTCCGTCGGTCAAGCGCCTCGTTTTCATCGCCACGCCGCACGGCGGCAGCTATGTCGCCGGCAACCGCATCAGCCATCTGGTCGCGAGCCTGGTGCGATTGCCGGGGCGTCTCCTGAGAGTGAGTTCGGAAATCGGCAGGCTGGGCGACGCCAGCACCACGCTTGCCGGACAAACCGGCTTTGGCAGCGTCTATGCCATGACCCCCGGCAGCCTTCTGGTCCAGACCCTGGCGCGCACGCCCATCGCCACGGGGGTCAAGGCGCACTCGATCATCGCGGTGCGCGGCGATGGACCGGTCGAAACCGGCGACGATGGCGTCGTGGAGTACAAGAGCGCCCACATCGAGGGGGTCGAGTCCGAGTATGTCGTGCGTTCCGGCCACTCGACGCAGTCCGATCCGCGCACGATCGAGGAGGTGCGCCGCATCCTTCTCCTGCATTGGGATGAGTCCTGCACGAAACGCAACGAGTGCGGACCGCCGGACGCCAGCGCCCCGCGCGTGGCGAGCCGGACCCGGTGA
- the ppk2 gene encoding polyphosphate kinase 2 yields MAKKLKTTHRLECAQPKLKRRDYESALAELHVELVKLQQWVVHKGVKVCVVFEGRDTAGKGGTIKAITERVSPRVFRVVALPTPTEREKSQMYIQRYIPHLPAAGEVVIFDRSWYNRAGVERVMGFCTEEQAKRFLDAVPQVEKAIIESGVILLKYWLEVSPKEQTRRLQARINDGRKIWKLSPMDLKSYGHWYDYSRARDDMFAETDTAWAPWFVARSDDKRRARLNIIRHMLDHIPYEELPREAVKLPKRQDPDGYENPNYPLKVIPELQWPTG; encoded by the coding sequence ATGGCGAAAAAACTGAAGACCACCCATCGCCTGGAGTGCGCGCAACCAAAGCTCAAGCGGCGGGACTACGAAAGCGCGCTTGCGGAGCTTCATGTCGAACTGGTGAAGCTGCAACAGTGGGTTGTCCACAAAGGCGTGAAGGTCTGTGTCGTCTTCGAAGGGCGCGACACCGCCGGCAAAGGCGGAACCATCAAGGCCATCACGGAGCGCGTGAGCCCGCGCGTGTTCCGCGTCGTCGCCTTGCCGACCCCGACCGAGCGCGAGAAGTCGCAAATGTACATCCAGCGCTACATCCCCCATCTGCCGGCCGCCGGGGAAGTCGTCATCTTCGATCGGAGCTGGTACAACCGCGCCGGGGTCGAGCGGGTGATGGGCTTCTGCACCGAGGAACAGGCGAAGCGGTTTCTCGACGCCGTTCCGCAAGTGGAGAAGGCCATCATCGAGTCCGGGGTGATTCTGCTGAAATACTGGCTCGAAGTCAGTCCGAAGGAGCAGACGCGCCGTCTGCAGGCACGGATCAACGATGGGCGGAAGATCTGGAAGCTGTCACCGATGGATTTGAAGTCCTACGGCCACTGGTACGACTATTCGCGCGCCCGCGACGACATGTTCGCCGAGACCGACACCGCCTGGGCGCCGTGGTTCGTCGCGCGGTCGGACGACAAGCGGCGGGCGCGCCTGAACATCATCCGCCACATGCTCGACCACATCCCCTACGAAGAGCTGCCCAGGGAAGCCGTGAAGCTGCCCAAGCGCCAGGACCCGGACGGCTACGAGAATCCCAACTACCCGTTGAAGGTCATTCCGGAGCTGCAGTGGCCCACGGGGTGA
- a CDS encoding tetratricopeptide repeat protein yields MLARLPDGPNGWRALVLHASDDPQTAKLSASAITAPLIDAALARVLASRSLRGSARGRRFLQFIVQETLAGRAKRIKAYTIAMDVFDRDASFDPLLDPVVRIQAGRLRRSLEHYYLTEGATDPLRIAIPKGGYVPQFSLAPVAAGTDLPDEASGKASAPSPDRLAPLRASLLHWHGIDRPLRWLAVAAMVTILAVVGLGLFVGWRGIAPAPSTIASERAAAPAAPQRAVRGPALLVLPFANGSGDPTLDLVADGITEDLVAALIRFDDFLVFGADTSFRYPSAPALREAVPTTRVDYLLKGSVAQTGDYIQVTATLIAAKDHRYLWSDSFRRAVTPTRLLDLRHDIAVQVARTLAQSDGVIEREEARLNEQHAPQDLSSYACLLRTRQYWRQLSAALHAEVRDCLERTTRNDPGYPEAWAALAMVTIDEARLGFNTGPAPSNPVDDGLQLAERAVSLAPDSAFSHQALGLAWWMRREPQRSIAAYERALALNPNDSAILADLGRCYSLTGDWERGIPLIREAFTRNPAQPSWYRIVIATYHYVNGRYDDALEEMRRANLGREVILGHVALAMIHGQTGNRAEAAKAVSEILRLDPNFPVKAIPEFERRNIHPDTIVRIVDGLRKAGLAIPPPQMADGERRSAP; encoded by the coding sequence TTGTTGGCACGGCTGCCGGATGGACCTAACGGATGGAGGGCGCTCGTGCTTCACGCCTCCGACGACCCGCAGACCGCCAAATTATCCGCCTCCGCCATCACCGCACCGCTCATCGATGCGGCGCTGGCGCGCGTTCTGGCCAGCCGCAGCCTGCGTGGCTCCGCCCGTGGACGCCGCTTTCTGCAATTCATCGTGCAGGAGACCCTGGCTGGACGCGCCAAGCGCATCAAGGCCTACACCATCGCCATGGATGTGTTCGACCGTGACGCCAGCTTCGATCCGCTGCTCGATCCGGTGGTCCGTATCCAGGCTGGCCGTCTTCGCCGCTCCCTGGAACATTATTATCTGACCGAAGGCGCCACCGACCCGCTTCGCATCGCCATTCCCAAGGGCGGCTACGTCCCCCAGTTCTCCCTGGCGCCGGTCGCGGCCGGGACCGACCTTCCGGACGAAGCGTCCGGCAAGGCTTCGGCGCCATCCCCTGACAGGCTGGCTCCGCTGCGCGCGTCTTTGCTCCATTGGCACGGCATCGACCGTCCGCTCCGCTGGCTGGCCGTCGCGGCCATGGTCACGATCCTGGCCGTGGTCGGTCTGGGGCTTTTCGTCGGGTGGCGCGGCATCGCTCCCGCCCCCTCGACGATCGCGTCGGAGCGCGCCGCGGCGCCCGCCGCGCCACAGCGAGCGGTGCGCGGACCGGCCCTGTTGGTTCTGCCCTTCGCCAACGGTTCCGGCGACCCGACGCTTGACCTCGTCGCCGACGGCATCACCGAGGACCTCGTCGCGGCGCTTATCCGCTTCGACGATTTTCTGGTCTTCGGCGCCGACACCAGCTTCCGCTACCCTTCGGCGCCGGCCCTGCGCGAGGCCGTGCCGACCACCCGCGTCGACTATTTGCTGAAGGGCAGCGTCGCTCAAACCGGTGATTACATCCAGGTCACGGCCACGCTGATCGCGGCCAAGGATCACCGCTACCTGTGGTCGGACAGTTTCCGTCGCGCCGTCACGCCGACCAGGCTGTTGGATCTGCGCCACGACATCGCCGTCCAGGTCGCCCGCACCCTGGCGCAATCGGACGGCGTGATCGAACGCGAGGAGGCGCGGTTGAACGAACAGCACGCGCCACAGGACCTGTCGTCCTATGCCTGCCTTCTGCGCACCCGTCAATATTGGCGCCAGCTCAGCGCCGCCCTCCATGCCGAGGTGCGGGATTGTCTTGAACGGACGACCAGGAACGACCCCGGCTACCCGGAAGCCTGGGCAGCGCTCGCCATGGTCACCATCGACGAAGCCCGGCTCGGCTTCAACACCGGTCCGGCGCCCAGCAATCCGGTCGATGACGGGCTGCAACTGGCCGAGCGCGCGGTGTCGCTGGCTCCGGACAGCGCGTTTTCCCATCAGGCACTCGGGCTTGCCTGGTGGATGCGCCGCGAGCCGCAGCGCAGCATCGCCGCGTACGAACGGGCGCTCGCGCTCAACCCGAACGACAGCGCGATCCTCGCCGACCTGGGGCGTTGCTACAGCCTGACCGGTGACTGGGAGCGCGGAATTCCGCTGATCCGCGAGGCCTTCACGCGCAACCCGGCGCAGCCGAGCTGGTACCGCATCGTGATCGCCACCTATCATTACGTGAACGGCCGCTACGACGACGCGCTCGAGGAGATGCGGCGGGCCAATCTGGGGCGCGAGGTCATTCTCGGCCATGTCGCGCTGGCGATGATACACGGCCAGACCGGAAACCGGGCCGAGGCGGCGAAGGCGGTCTCCGAGATCCTGCGGCTCGACCCGAATTTCCCGGTCAAGGCGATCCCTGAATTCGAACGACGCAACATCCACCCGGACACCATCGTCCGGATCGTTGACGGCCTCCGCAAGGCCGGTCTTGCCATTCCGCCGCCGCAGATGGCCGACGGCGAGCGGCGCTCAGCGCCGTGA
- a CDS encoding iron-containing alcohol dehydrogenase — MSSPAMSSFPVSSFSCPTKILFGVGAHEQLPDVLREWNATRLFVLLDPALADSVIFRRIEALLTGNGVALSVFTGIEPEPGDRTVQAAFERCREQDAQALLAIGGGSTIDVAKAVGILMTNGGRIADYEGIEKFAIRPLPLIAVPTTAGTGSEVSGACVITDTERKTKMAIRHAAFSPAQVAILDPLAVGSMPAHVAAHAGIDAFVHAFESYLSKRATVFSDAVNLHAMTLIAGSIRPFVADRTNVPAALDMLCGSALAAMSFGVTGLGNVHCMAMSVGALFPVPHGLANAVCLPYAAAFNAPAKPERMARVAGILGMDTAGLSQERAAEVAVDGLRTLCADLGIPPRLRDVGVTEDRLDEMARRSYAADYNRWNPRHTSEPDFQDLFRAAF, encoded by the coding sequence ATGTCCTCCCCCGCCATGTCCTCCTTCCCCGTTTCCTCCTTCTCCTGCCCGACGAAGATCCTCTTCGGCGTCGGGGCGCACGAGCAGCTTCCCGACGTCCTGCGCGAATGGAACGCCACACGCCTGTTCGTCCTGCTGGACCCGGCCCTGGCCGACAGCGTCATCTTCCGCCGGATCGAGGCGCTTCTGACCGGCAACGGCGTCGCCCTGTCCGTCTTCACCGGCATCGAGCCGGAACCGGGCGACCGGACGGTGCAGGCCGCCTTCGAACGCTGCCGGGAGCAGGACGCCCAGGCGCTGCTGGCCATCGGCGGGGGAAGCACCATCGACGTGGCGAAGGCGGTGGGCATCCTGATGACCAACGGCGGCCGGATCGCCGATTATGAGGGGATCGAGAAGTTCGCGATCCGCCCGCTGCCGCTGATCGCCGTGCCGACCACCGCCGGCACCGGGTCGGAGGTGTCGGGGGCCTGCGTCATCACCGACACCGAACGCAAGACCAAGATGGCCATCCGCCACGCGGCCTTCAGCCCGGCGCAGGTCGCCATCCTCGATCCCCTCGCGGTCGGCTCCATGCCGGCCCATGTCGCCGCGCATGCGGGGATCGACGCCTTCGTGCACGCCTTCGAATCCTACCTGTCCAAGCGGGCGACGGTCTTTTCCGACGCCGTGAACCTGCACGCGATGACGCTGATCGCCGGAAGCATCCGCCCCTTCGTCGCCGACCGGACCAACGTTCCGGCGGCGCTGGACATGCTGTGCGGGTCGGCGCTGGCAGCGATGTCCTTCGGCGTCACCGGCCTCGGCAACGTGCATTGCATGGCGATGTCGGTCGGCGCCCTCTTCCCCGTTCCGCACGGCCTCGCCAACGCGGTCTGCCTGCCCTACGCGGCGGCCTTCAACGCGCCGGCCAAGCCGGAGCGCATGGCCCGGGTCGCCGGGATCCTGGGGATGGACACCGCCGGCCTGTCCCAGGAGCGGGCGGCGGAGGTCGCCGTGGACGGCCTGCGGACGCTGTGCGCCGATCTCGGCATTCCGCCGCGCCTGCGCGATGTGGGCGTGACCGAGGATCGGCTGGACGAGATGGCCCGGCGCAGCTATGCGGCCGACTACAACCGCTGGAATCCGCGCCACACCAGCGAGCCGGACTTCCAGGACCTGTTCCGCGCGGCCTTCTGA
- a CDS encoding aldehyde dehydrogenase family protein, with translation MSLPSYDCFIDGQWRPAHSRETLEILDPADGAVLARIARGGASDIDEAVRAAQAALPGWADCVPVQRGRVLHAIARRILEEQDRLARIESQDTGKPLAQAQADAVAAARFFEYYAGVADKVLGSSIPLGPDYADFTVREPLGVTAQIVPWNYPLQIASRGLAPALATGNTVVLKPAELACLSVLELTRICHEEGLPPGVLNVVPGLGQEAGYALAAHPGVNLVVFTGSVATGAQVMRTAADNIVPVLLELGGKSPNIVLADADLDDAVPVLLKAAFPNSGQTCSAGSRVLVQRARHRELVDRLAALCHGLKVGPGLQNPDIGPLVSRAQQGKVLDYIGIARDEGAEVITGGTPLPGADLGRGNFVSPTLLDGARPEMRVHREEIFGPVLTILPFDEVEEAAALANATDYGLVAGIWGRDVGATNWLARTVKAGQIFINCYGAGGGVELPFGGYRKSGFGREKGLDALLSYTQVKNICTRIALPRRS, from the coding sequence ATGTCCCTGCCTTCCTACGACTGCTTCATCGACGGCCAATGGCGCCCGGCCCATTCGCGCGAGACGCTGGAGATCCTCGATCCCGCCGACGGCGCCGTCCTCGCGCGCATCGCCCGCGGCGGCGCGTCGGACATCGACGAGGCCGTGCGGGCCGCGCAGGCGGCGCTGCCGGGCTGGGCCGATTGCGTGCCGGTGCAGCGCGGCCGCGTCCTCCACGCCATCGCCCGCCGCATCCTGGAGGAGCAGGACCGCCTCGCCCGCATCGAAAGCCAGGACACCGGCAAGCCGCTGGCCCAGGCCCAGGCCGACGCGGTCGCCGCAGCGCGCTTCTTCGAGTATTACGCCGGCGTCGCGGACAAGGTGCTGGGCAGCTCCATCCCGCTCGGCCCCGACTACGCCGACTTCACGGTGCGCGAGCCGCTGGGCGTGACGGCGCAGATCGTCCCCTGGAACTACCCGTTGCAGATCGCCTCCCGCGGGCTGGCGCCGGCGCTGGCGACCGGCAACACGGTGGTCCTGAAGCCGGCCGAGCTGGCCTGCCTCAGCGTGCTGGAGCTGACCCGCATCTGCCACGAGGAGGGGCTGCCCCCCGGCGTTCTGAACGTCGTTCCGGGCCTCGGGCAGGAGGCGGGTTACGCCCTCGCCGCGCACCCCGGCGTCAATCTGGTCGTCTTCACCGGGTCGGTGGCGACCGGCGCCCAGGTGATGCGCACGGCGGCGGACAACATCGTCCCGGTTCTGCTGGAGCTGGGCGGCAAGTCGCCGAACATCGTGCTGGCCGACGCCGACCTCGACGACGCGGTGCCGGTGCTCCTGAAGGCGGCCTTTCCCAACTCGGGCCAGACCTGCTCGGCCGGGTCGCGCGTCCTGGTGCAGCGCGCCCGGCACCGCGAACTGGTCGACCGGCTGGCGGCGCTCTGCCATGGCCTGAAGGTCGGCCCCGGCCTGCAAAACCCGGACATCGGCCCGCTGGTCAGCCGCGCCCAGCAAGGCAAGGTGCTGGACTACATCGGCATCGCCCGCGACGAGGGAGCGGAGGTCATCACCGGCGGGACGCCCCTGCCCGGCGCCGACCTCGGCCGCGGGAACTTCGTGTCGCCGACGCTGCTGGACGGCGCGCGCCCGGAAATGCGCGTCCATCGGGAGGAGATCTTCGGCCCGGTCCTGACCATCCTCCCCTTCGACGAGGTCGAGGAGGCGGCGGCGCTCGCCAACGCGACCGACTACGGGCTGGTCGCCGGCATCTGGGGCCGCGACGTCGGCGCGACCAACTGGCTGGCCCGCACCGTCAAGGCGGGGCAGATCTTCATCAACTGCTACGGCGCCGGCGGCGGCGTGGAGCTTCCCTTCGGCGGGTACCGCAAGTCCGGCTTCGGGCGTGAAAAGGGCCTCGACGCGCTGCTGTCCTACACGCAGGTGAAGAACATCTGCACCCGCATCGCCCTGCCCCGCCGCTCCTGA
- a CDS encoding ABC transporter ATP-binding protein: protein MLTVADLSVSYGPIRALRGVSIRVGAGEIVALIGANGAGKSSLLRGITGLVPAAGRVTFDGRPIDGLSTPQRVALGVAMAPEGRQIFTDQTVHENLLLGGHLLRGQPQRIAANIDRFYALFPRLLERRDQIAGTLSGGEQQMLAIARALMTEPKLLILDEPSLGLAPIITADIFRTLVGLRRDGMTILLVEQMANQALAIADRAYVLEGGSIVLEGAAAALRRDPRIREAYLGGDFAHRAA from the coding sequence ATGCTGACCGTCGCCGACCTGAGCGTCTCCTACGGGCCGATCCGCGCCTTGCGCGGGGTGTCCATCCGGGTCGGGGCCGGCGAGATCGTCGCCCTGATCGGCGCCAACGGCGCCGGAAAGAGCAGCCTGCTGCGCGGCATCACCGGTCTCGTCCCGGCGGCGGGGCGGGTGACCTTCGACGGCCGGCCGATCGACGGGCTGAGCACCCCGCAGCGCGTCGCGCTGGGCGTCGCCATGGCCCCGGAGGGACGGCAGATCTTCACCGACCAGACGGTCCACGAGAATCTGCTGCTCGGCGGGCATCTGCTGCGCGGTCAGCCGCAGCGGATCGCCGCCAACATCGACCGCTTCTACGCGCTGTTTCCCCGGCTGTTGGAACGGCGCGACCAGATCGCCGGCACGCTGAGCGGCGGCGAGCAGCAGATGCTCGCCATCGCCCGCGCCCTGATGACGGAACCCAAGCTGCTGATCCTCGATGAGCCCTCGCTCGGGCTCGCGCCCATCATCACCGCCGACATTTTCCGGACGCTCGTCGGCCTGCGCCGGGACGGCATGACCATCCTGCTGGTCGAGCAGATGGCCAACCAGGCGCTGGCCATCGCCGACCGCGCCTATGTGCTCGAAGGCGGGTCGATCGTGCTGGAGGGCGCCGCCGCCGCGCTGCGCCGCGATCCCCGCATCCGAGAGGCCTATCTCGGCGGCGACTTCGCCCATCGCGCGGCCTGA
- a CDS encoding branched-chain amino acid ABC transporter ATP-binding protein/permease, translating to MEVSTFRPAVRRSALLRAAPALGIGAALVALALTLSNDFYLYVAFMAGVYYICASGMNVLAGYAGQKSLGQAGLFAAGAYTVALLTTRLEIPPALALAAAPLVAAAVGVLIALPSLRVKGPSLALVTLAFGLVVEKLVTEWTDLFGGAQGIYGIAPLALGDEPFALKHWVVLVIVLGVAVHLALSHLLNGRFGRALLALQSDEIAAECAGISVYRYKTLAFVLAAALCGLGGALVAQQNQYFNSDFVTFHLSVFILLLVLLGGAGNIYGPIAGAAILTLTEVFLAQWPSVQHFIYGAMLLFALYLMPTGVAGAIARVLPRRSAALDGLEVPPLVAMERGRAEPSAGPLLAGPLLEVADVSKAFGGVVTADKVGLRLHAHRVHALIGPNGAGKSTLINILTGVISADSGTIRLAGQDITRGTAHARAARGIARTFQNLRLFGSMTVLDNVLIGAHARIGVTGREEDAVAKAKAVLDFVGLGEHAGALAGSLPYGLQRRVELARALAGDPVLLLLDEPAAGLNPRETAELGQLIKRIGQLGVAVLMVEHDMGLVMRISDEIVVLDRGVVIAEGAPRDIQTNPRVIEAYLGREDSPEPDGPEPDGPESDEPNPDQEERPC from the coding sequence ATGGAGGTGTCCACATTCCGGCCGGCGGTCCGCCGCTCCGCCCTGCTGCGGGCGGCCCCGGCCCTGGGCATCGGCGCGGCGCTGGTGGCGCTCGCCCTGACGCTGAGCAACGATTTCTACCTCTACGTCGCCTTCATGGCCGGCGTTTACTACATCTGCGCCTCCGGTATGAACGTGCTGGCGGGCTACGCCGGGCAGAAGTCGCTCGGGCAGGCCGGACTGTTCGCAGCGGGGGCCTACACGGTGGCCCTGCTGACGACGCGGCTGGAGATTCCGCCGGCGCTGGCGCTGGCCGCCGCACCGCTGGTGGCCGCCGCGGTGGGGGTGCTGATCGCCCTGCCGTCGCTGCGGGTGAAGGGACCGAGCCTCGCCCTGGTCACGCTGGCCTTCGGGCTGGTGGTGGAGAAGCTGGTGACCGAATGGACCGACCTGTTCGGCGGCGCCCAGGGCATCTACGGCATCGCCCCGCTGGCGCTGGGGGACGAGCCCTTCGCGCTCAAGCACTGGGTGGTCCTGGTGATCGTGCTGGGGGTGGCGGTCCATCTCGCTTTGTCCCATCTGCTGAACGGGCGGTTCGGGCGAGCCCTTCTGGCTTTGCAGAGCGACGAGATCGCCGCGGAGTGCGCGGGCATCTCGGTCTACCGCTACAAGACGCTCGCCTTCGTGCTGGCCGCCGCGCTGTGCGGGCTGGGGGGCGCGCTGGTGGCGCAGCAGAACCAGTATTTCAATTCCGACTTCGTGACCTTCCACCTGTCGGTCTTCATCCTGCTGCTGGTGCTTCTGGGCGGGGCCGGCAACATCTACGGTCCCATCGCCGGTGCGGCGATCCTCACGTTGACCGAGGTGTTCCTGGCGCAATGGCCGTCGGTGCAGCACTTCATCTACGGGGCGATGCTGCTGTTCGCGCTCTACCTGATGCCGACGGGCGTCGCCGGCGCGATCGCGCGCGTCCTGCCCCGCCGGTCGGCGGCGCTGGACGGGCTGGAAGTTCCCCCCTTGGTGGCGATGGAGCGCGGCCGGGCGGAACCGTCCGCCGGTCCCCTGCTGGCCGGTCCTCTGCTGGAGGTGGCCGACGTCAGCAAGGCGTTCGGCGGCGTGGTGACCGCCGACAAGGTCGGGCTGCGGCTGCACGCCCACCGGGTTCATGCCCTGATCGGCCCCAACGGCGCCGGCAAGAGCACCCTCATCAACATCCTGACCGGCGTGATCTCCGCGGATTCCGGGACGATCCGGCTGGCCGGTCAGGACATCACCCGCGGCACGGCCCACGCCCGCGCCGCCCGCGGCATCGCCCGCACCTTCCAGAACCTGCGCCTGTTCGGCTCCATGACGGTGCTGGACAACGTGCTGATCGGCGCCCACGCGCGGATCGGCGTGACCGGGCGGGAGGAGGACGCCGTCGCCAAGGCGAAGGCCGTCCTGGACTTCGTGGGGCTGGGCGAGCACGCCGGGGCGCTGGCCGGCAGCCTGCCCTACGGCCTGCAACGCCGGGTCGAGCTGGCCCGCGCGCTGGCCGGCGACCCGGTCCTGCTGCTGCTGGACGAGCCCGCCGCCGGCCTGAACCCGCGGGAGACCGCCGAGCTTGGGCAGCTCATCAAGCGCATCGGCCAGCTCGGCGTCGCGGTGCTGATGGTGGAGCACGACATGGGGCTGGTGATGAGGATCTCCGACGAGATCGTCGTCCTCGACCGGGGCGTGGTGATCGCCGAAGGCGCGCCTCGCGACATCCAGACCAACCCCCGCGTCATCGAGGCCTATCTGGGACGCGAGGACAGCCCGGAACCGGATGGGCCGGAACCGGATGGGCCGGAATCGGACGAGCCAAACCCGGACCAGGAGGAGCGCCCATGCTGA
- a CDS encoding branched-chain amino acid ABC transporter permease produces the protein MLQAIIGGLTLGSVYALIALGFNLTYTTTRTLNFAQGDFVSVGAFVGLGTVGVLTAALGADAVGYVWLYALAAVAAALAMGVLGLPLYLAAIRPFAGKPGMSWVVSTIGFGIVLQSAALSVWGLGARMLPAPFGDEVFRVGEAGFRSQELVVLVLAFAILGAFDLAMRRTAIGRCMRAVALNRDAAALMGIDVPRVMAMAFLASSALAGLSGVLVAPILSASLFMGVIIALKGFSAAIIGGLTNPRGCMAGGLLIGLVESLTALWSAQWREIMVFLLVILVLAMAPNGLFGRKLVEKV, from the coding sequence ATGCTGCAAGCCATCATCGGCGGGCTGACGCTGGGCAGCGTCTACGCCCTGATCGCCCTCGGCTTCAACCTGACCTACACCACCACGCGGACGCTGAACTTCGCGCAGGGTGACTTCGTGTCGGTCGGCGCCTTCGTCGGGCTGGGAACGGTGGGGGTGCTCACCGCGGCGCTCGGCGCCGACGCGGTCGGCTATGTCTGGCTCTACGCGCTGGCGGCGGTCGCCGCGGCGCTGGCGATGGGGGTGCTGGGGCTGCCGCTGTATCTGGCGGCGATCCGGCCCTTCGCCGGCAAGCCGGGCATGTCCTGGGTGGTCAGCACGATCGGCTTCGGCATCGTCCTGCAAAGCGCCGCCCTGTCGGTGTGGGGGCTGGGGGCGCGGATGCTGCCCGCCCCCTTCGGCGACGAGGTGTTCCGCGTCGGCGAGGCCGGCTTCCGCTCGCAGGAGTTGGTGGTGCTGGTCCTCGCCTTCGCCATCCTGGGGGCGTTCGACCTCGCCATGCGCCGCACGGCCATCGGCCGCTGCATGCGGGCGGTGGCGCTGAACCGCGACGCCGCCGCGCTGATGGGCATCGACGTGCCCCGCGTCATGGCGATGGCCTTCCTCGCCAGCTCGGCGCTGGCCGGGTTGAGCGGGGTGCTGGTCGCGCCGATCCTGTCGGCCTCCCTCTTCATGGGGGTCATCATCGCCCTGAAGGGCTTCTCCGCGGCGATCATCGGCGGCCTGACCAACCCGCGCGGCTGCATGGCCGGTGGCCTGCTGATCGGTCTGGTGGAGTCCCTCACGGCCCTGTGGAGCGCGCAATGGCGGGAAATCATGGTCTTTCTCCTGGTCATCCTGGTGCTGGCCATGGCGCCCAACGGCCTGTTCGGCCGGAAGCTGGTGGAAAAGGTATGA